A genome region from Geobacter pickeringii includes the following:
- a CDS encoding DUF5131 family protein, which produces MFEGVGEGRYWDEEWEVIVRRTAVSPEALWRPAAEKTGKAWLVGGDLFHPGLPLEDVDRILSAVASNPQHLFIAVTDRPELSLARLYGITAETPRRLLEEDDSLHNLWFLVRMRDQAEADLRIPATIALKNCWVADGVRWPVVGVLAEPLRGSLDLRQVNTLCVAGFGSIDWVVCGAPAGDGLAHRQGWVRGVRDQADERGIPFFRTGRGGDADPLPDDERRYEVPPFRAESTRLHIFDHCRVNRGREELYSSGCRSISL; this is translated from the coding sequence ATGTTCGAAGGGGTGGGAGAGGGGAGATACTGGGACGAGGAGTGGGAGGTGATCGTCCGGCGGACGGCGGTGAGCCCGGAGGCCTTGTGGCGCCCCGCCGCCGAGAAGACGGGAAAAGCCTGGCTGGTGGGGGGCGACCTCTTCCATCCCGGACTCCCCCTTGAAGACGTGGACCGCATCCTCTCGGCGGTGGCGTCGAACCCTCAGCACCTCTTCATCGCCGTCACCGACCGCCCCGAACTCTCCCTCGCCCGCCTTTACGGCATCACGGCGGAAACTCCCCGGCGGCTCCTGGAGGAGGACGATTCCCTGCACAACCTCTGGTTCCTCGTCCGGATGAGAGACCAGGCCGAGGCCGACCTCCGCATCCCCGCCACCATCGCCCTCAAGAACTGCTGGGTGGCGGACGGAGTCCGGTGGCCAGTGGTCGGCGTCCTGGCCGAGCCGCTCCGGGGATCGCTCGATCTGCGGCAGGTGAATACCCTCTGCGTCGCCGGCTTCGGCTCCATCGACTGGGTGGTCTGTGGCGCCCCCGCAGGGGACGGTCTCGCCCACCGGCAGGGGTGGGTGCGGGGGGTCCGGGACCAGGCGGATGAGCGGGGGATTCCCTTCTTTCGCACCGGCCGCGGAGGCGATGCCGACCCCCTGCCGGACGATGAGCGCCGGTACGAGGTTCCGCCGTTTCGCGCCGAATCGACCCGGCTCCACATCTTCGACCACTGCCGCGTCAACCGGGGCCGCGAGGAGCTCTACTCCAGCGGTTGCCGTTCAATCTCCCTCTGA
- a CDS encoding CAP domain-containing protein has translation MIRPIALTLALTLLTALPAAGDGSPLERAILDELNAARTAPRAFAGHLEEYRSHFQGTNYLVPGSRTRIITREGTKVVDEAIRFLRRQRPLAPLTWSDGLSRAAAELVREQEANGTTGHGSGSTGMRLRIDRQGRWERTIGENVSYGPDEARSVVMQLIIDDGVPGRGHRKNIYTPSFGVAGAACAPHPVFGTACAIDFAGGFTDQ, from the coding sequence ATGATCCGTCCCATTGCCCTGACCCTGGCCCTCACGCTGCTGACCGCGCTCCCCGCCGCCGGGGACGGCTCCCCCCTCGAACGGGCCATCCTCGACGAGCTGAACGCCGCCCGCACCGCCCCCCGCGCCTTCGCCGGGCACCTGGAGGAGTACCGCTCCCATTTCCAGGGGACGAACTACCTGGTCCCCGGCAGCCGGACCCGCATCATCACCCGGGAGGGGACGAAGGTAGTGGACGAGGCGATCCGCTTCCTCCGGCGCCAGAGGCCCCTCGCCCCCCTCACCTGGTCCGACGGGCTTTCCCGGGCTGCAGCGGAACTCGTGCGTGAGCAGGAAGCGAACGGAACGACGGGTCACGGCAGCGGCAGCACCGGGATGCGGCTGAGGATCGACCGGCAGGGGAGGTGGGAGCGGACCATCGGCGAAAACGTGAGCTACGGCCCCGACGAGGCCCGCTCCGTGGTGATGCAGCTCATCATCGACGACGGCGTCCCCGGTCGCGGCCACCGGAAGAACATCTACACCCCCTCCTTCGGCGTGGCCGGAGCCGCCTGCGCTCCCCACCCCGTCTTCGGCACCGCCTGCGCCATCGACTTCGCCGGGGGGTTCACGGACCAATGA
- a CDS encoding class I SAM-dependent methyltransferase: protein MTMPFKNYFSTGSDAYRTFRPGYPPELFSWLAGLPPRRDAALDCGCGTGQASVALAEHFATVYAVDPSAAQIENARPCERVDYRVAPAEATGLPDGCVDLVIAAQALHWFDFDRFYPEVRRVARHGGVFAAFTYGLLAIDGEIDRVIGRFYRDTIGPYWPPERAHVDAGYRTLPFPFAEIATPSFGMTAEWELGHLMGYLATWSAVAEYRRLTGGDPLPALAEELSPLWGRPGTARPVSWPLVLRAGTIHP from the coding sequence ATGACCATGCCGTTCAAAAACTATTTTTCCACCGGCTCCGACGCCTACCGGACCTTCCGCCCGGGATACCCGCCGGAGCTCTTCTCCTGGCTGGCGGGGCTGCCGCCGCGGCGGGACGCGGCACTGGACTGCGGCTGCGGCACCGGTCAGGCATCGGTGGCGCTGGCGGAGCACTTCGCAACGGTGTACGCCGTCGACCCGAGCGCGGCCCAGATCGAAAACGCCCGACCCTGCGAGCGGGTCGACTACCGCGTGGCCCCGGCGGAGGCGACCGGCCTCCCCGACGGCTGCGTCGACCTGGTGATCGCCGCCCAGGCGCTCCACTGGTTCGACTTCGACCGGTTCTACCCGGAGGTGCGGCGCGTGGCGCGGCACGGTGGCGTCTTCGCCGCCTTCACCTACGGGCTCCTCGCGATCGACGGTGAGATCGACCGGGTGATCGGCCGCTTCTACCGCGACACCATCGGCCCCTACTGGCCCCCGGAGCGGGCCCACGTGGACGCCGGTTACCGCACCCTCCCCTTCCCCTTCGCCGAGATCGCCACCCCCTCCTTCGGCATGACCGCCGAATGGGAGCTGGGACACCTCATGGGATACCTCGCCACCTGGTCGGCGGTGGCGGAGTACCGGCGGCTCACAGGGGGCGACCCGCTCCCGGCGCTGGCAGAGGAGCTCTCCCCCCTCTGGGGGAGGCCGGGAACCGCGCGCCCCGTCTCGTGGCCGCTGGTGCTGCGGGCCGGCACCATTCACCCCTGA